A window of Haliscomenobacter hydrossis DSM 1100 contains these coding sequences:
- the dapF gene encoding diaminopimelate epimerase — protein MQGIPFYKYQGAGNDFIMVDQRDNQWINREDRELVEKLCHRRFGIGADGLILLQNHPGFDFEMIYFNADGREGSMCGNGGRCTVAFARQLGVIGDRCHFLAVDGPHDANINNPEWVELKMIDVTQVEEGSNFYYLNTGSPHYIAFVDNVDQIDVVQEGRAVRYNARFRAEGTNVNFTQLTANGLKVATYERGVEDETLACGTGVTAAALAYHLKRGGPKGAFEVPIQVKGGDMAIRFEATAQGFSDVWLCGPAKMVFAGEIA, from the coding sequence ATGCAGGGCATTCCATTTTATAAATACCAGGGCGCAGGCAACGATTTCATCATGGTGGATCAGCGCGACAATCAATGGATTAACAGAGAAGATCGTGAATTGGTTGAAAAATTGTGTCATCGCCGTTTTGGAATTGGTGCCGATGGACTCATCTTGTTGCAAAACCATCCCGGTTTTGATTTTGAGATGATTTATTTCAACGCGGATGGCCGTGAGGGCAGCATGTGTGGCAATGGTGGCCGGTGTACCGTGGCATTTGCCCGTCAACTTGGAGTGATTGGCGATCGCTGTCATTTCCTGGCCGTAGATGGGCCTCACGACGCCAACATAAATAATCCAGAATGGGTGGAACTAAAAATGATCGATGTGACACAAGTAGAAGAGGGCAGTAATTTTTACTACCTCAACACGGGTTCTCCGCACTACATTGCTTTTGTCGACAATGTTGACCAAATTGATGTCGTGCAGGAGGGGCGTGCCGTTCGTTACAATGCTCGCTTTCGGGCCGAAGGAACCAATGTCAATTTTACCCAACTGACCGCCAATGGCCTCAAAGTTGCAACTTATGAACGGGGCGTAGAAGATGAAACCCTGGCTTGTGGCACCGGAGTTACCGCCGCAGCGCTGGCCTATCATTTGAAAAGAGGTGGCCCCAAAGGAGCCTTTGAGGTGCCCATTCAAGTGAAAGGCGGCGATATGGCCATTCGTTTTGAGGCTACAGCGCAGGGGTTTAGCGATGTTTGGCTTTGTGGTCCGGCAAAAATGGTTTTTGCGGGAGAGATTGCTTAA